A portion of the Vespa velutina chromosome 5, iVesVel2.1, whole genome shotgun sequence genome contains these proteins:
- the LOC124949347 gene encoding uncharacterized protein LOC124949347: MIDVEKLTDMSCQGLQSFSLSTMAESAKPTWNMESRNCKCSRGSNITCGMLPTLRVLASRECNDQGSICMVPLDVKMDAASHLQMILLEAYCREIGIRVSRVPLHTLQNLLGPGHSDLSCVLIDEPYSTDPPE, from the exons ATGATCGACGTGGAAAAACTTACCGATATGAGCTGTCAAGGACTACAATCTTTTTCGTTGAGCACGATGGCGGAAAG CGCAAAGCCAACGTGGAACATGGAGTCTCGAAATTGCAAGTGTTCACGCGGAAGCAACATAACCTGCGGCATGCTCCCGACTCTACGTGTCCTGGCATCTCGAGAATGCAACGATCAAGGCAGTATCTGTATGGTACCGCTCGACGTCAAAATGGATGCTGCTAGTCACCTCCAAATGATTTTACTCGAGGCTTACTGCCGTGAAATTGGAATAAGAGTATCGAGAGTACCGCTACATACGCTGCAAAACTTACTGGGTCCAGGACATTCGGATCTCTCTTGCGTTCTCATTGACGAACCTTATTCCACGGATCCACCTGAATGA